One segment of Gilliamella sp. ESL0441 DNA contains the following:
- a CDS encoding PTS cellobiose transporter subunit IIB has product MKKALIICAAGMSSSLMAKKATEYFTNKNKAISVDAVSATEGSNMIKNSDFSLFLISPQTMMMLDKFKKLGDEVGKPVVSIPFQAYIPTPSGIEQLAKLIEENIQ; this is encoded by the coding sequence ATGAAAAAAGCGTTAATTATTTGTGCTGCTGGTATGTCTTCATCGTTAATGGCAAAAAAAGCAACCGAATATTTTACCAATAAAAATAAGGCGATTTCAGTTGATGCTGTTTCAGCAACCGAAGGCAGTAATATGATTAAAAATAGTGATTTTTCCCTGTTTTTAATTAGTCCACAAACGATGATGATGTTAGATAAATTCAAAAAATTGGGCGATGAAGTCGGTAAGCCTGTTGTCAGTATTCCTTTTCAAGCTTATATCCCTACCCCTTCGGGGATTGAACAATTAGCGAAATTGATTGAGGAAAATATCCAATAG